From a single Pseudomonas cremoricolorata genomic region:
- the ligA gene encoding NAD-dependent DNA ligase LigA, which yields MTAEERISKLRTDLDKHNYSYYVLDEPSVPDAEYDRLFNELKALEAEHPHLVTPDSPTQRVGGAALAAFQQIRHEVPMLSLGNAFEEADLREFGRRVTEGLDLPSADLLGEGASVDYSCEPKLDGLAVSLLYRDGQLVQGATRGDGSTGEDISSNVRTIRNVPLKLHGRGWPQVLEVRGEVFISKAGFERLNAAQAEVGGKTFANPRNAAAGSLRQLDSKITASRPLEFCCYGVGQISKPIALSHIDTLQQLKAWGLPISRELRHAAGVEECLAYYRDIGERRNALAYEIDGVVFKVNSLASQRELGFRAREPRWAIAHKFPALEELTEVLDVEFQVGRTGAVTPVARLRPVKVAGVTVSNATLHNMDEIARLDVHIGDTVIIRRAGDVIPQVMQVVLERRPDDARAVQIPHQCPVCGSHVERTQLVKRSKGRTTISEGAVYRCVGRLSCAAQLKQAIIHYVSRRAMDIDGIGEKSVEQLVDEGLIRSPADLYQLTFDQVVALEGFAEVSSNKLLEAIKASQKPTLARFIYALGIPDVGEETAKVLARSLGSLARVQAALPQVLTYLPDIGLEVAHEIHNFFQDPHNQQVIEQLLASGMQLQDEGELAAEFAASTTLAGLIAKLDIASVGPTGAEKLVAKLGSLDAIIAADGIDLRQALSAKPAEAVREFFKDPEHQQLARAIEAQLLDFGMHWSSEKKTAAGLPLAGQTWVLTGSLERMSRDIAKDHLEGLGAKVAGSVSSKTHCVVAGPGAGSKLTKANELGLKVLDEDAFITFLGEHSITL from the coding sequence ATGACCGCCGAAGAACGTATTTCCAAGCTGCGCACCGATCTGGATAAGCACAACTACAGCTACTACGTGCTCGACGAGCCGAGCGTGCCCGACGCCGAATACGACCGTCTGTTCAACGAACTGAAGGCGCTCGAGGCCGAGCATCCGCACTTGGTTACCCCGGATTCGCCGACCCAGCGGGTCGGCGGCGCGGCCTTGGCGGCGTTTCAGCAGATCCGCCACGAGGTGCCCATGCTCAGTCTGGGCAACGCCTTCGAAGAGGCCGACCTGCGTGAGTTCGGTCGCCGCGTCACCGAAGGCCTCGACCTGCCCAGCGCCGACCTGCTCGGCGAGGGCGCATCAGTGGATTACAGCTGTGAGCCCAAGCTCGATGGCTTGGCGGTCAGCCTGCTCTACCGCGACGGCCAGCTGGTGCAAGGCGCCACCCGCGGCGACGGCAGTACCGGCGAAGACATCAGCAGCAACGTGCGCACCATCCGCAACGTGCCGCTCAAGCTGCATGGCCGCGGCTGGCCGCAGGTGCTGGAAGTGCGTGGCGAGGTGTTCATCAGCAAGGCTGGCTTCGAGCGCCTCAACGCCGCCCAGGCCGAAGTCGGCGGCAAGACCTTCGCCAACCCGCGCAACGCTGCCGCCGGCAGCCTGCGCCAGCTCGACTCGAAGATCACCGCCAGCCGCCCGCTGGAGTTCTGCTGCTACGGCGTCGGTCAGATCTCCAAGCCCATCGCCCTTAGCCATATCGACACCCTGCAGCAGCTCAAGGCCTGGGGCCTGCCGATCAGTCGCGAGCTCAGGCACGCCGCCGGCGTCGAAGAGTGCCTGGCCTACTACCGCGACATCGGTGAGCGACGCAATGCGCTGGCCTACGAAATCGATGGCGTGGTGTTCAAGGTCAACAGCCTGGCCTCGCAGCGCGAACTGGGCTTTCGTGCCCGCGAACCGCGCTGGGCCATCGCCCACAAGTTTCCGGCGCTCGAAGAGCTCACCGAAGTGCTCGACGTCGAGTTCCAGGTGGGCCGCACTGGCGCGGTCACGCCGGTAGCGCGCCTGCGCCCGGTCAAAGTGGCAGGGGTCACGGTGTCCAACGCCACCTTGCACAACATGGATGAAATCGCCCGCCTGGATGTGCACATCGGCGACACGGTAATCATCCGCCGTGCCGGTGATGTCATCCCGCAAGTCATGCAGGTGGTGCTCGAACGCCGCCCGGACGACGCTCGCGCGGTGCAGATTCCCCACCAGTGCCCGGTGTGCGGTTCCCACGTCGAGCGCACTCAACTGGTCAAGCGCAGCAAGGGCAGGACGACCATCAGCGAAGGCGCGGTGTACCGCTGCGTCGGCCGGCTGAGCTGCGCGGCGCAGCTCAAGCAGGCGATCATCCACTATGTGTCGCGGCGGGCCATGGACATCGACGGCATCGGCGAGAAGAGCGTCGAGCAGTTGGTTGACGAAGGGCTGATTCGTTCCCCGGCCGACCTCTATCAGTTGACCTTCGACCAGGTAGTGGCGCTGGAAGGCTTTGCCGAGGTCTCGAGCAATAAGCTGCTCGAGGCGATCAAGGCCAGCCAGAAGCCGACCCTGGCGCGCTTCATCTATGCCCTGGGCATTCCCGATGTCGGCGAGGAAACCGCCAAGGTGCTGGCCCGCTCGCTTGGGAGTCTGGCGCGGGTGCAGGCGGCGCTGCCGCAGGTGCTCACCTACCTGCCGGACATCGGCCTGGAAGTGGCCCACGAAATCCACAACTTCTTCCAGGACCCGCACAACCAGCAGGTCATTGAACAGTTGCTCGCCAGTGGTATGCAGTTGCAGGACGAAGGCGAGCTGGCGGCCGAGTTCGCTGCCAGCACCACGCTCGCCGGGCTGATCGCTAAGCTCGACATCGCCTCGGTCGGCCCCACCGGGGCGGAAAAGCTGGTCGCCAAGCTCGGCTCCCTCGACGCCATCATCGCCGCCGACGGCATCGATTTGCGCCAGGCCCTGTCAGCCAAACCCGCCGAGGCGGTACGGGAATTCTTCAAGGACCCCGAGCACCAGCAACTGGCGCGCGCCATCGAGGCCCAACTGCTGGACTTCGGCATGCACTGGAGCAGCGAGAAAAAGACCGCCGCAGGCCTGCCACTGGCCGGCCAGACGTGGGTGCTGACCGGCAGCCTCGAGCGCATGAGCCGCGACATCGCCAAGGATCATCTCGAAGGGCTTGGCGCCAAGGTCGCAGGCTCGGTATCGAGCAAGACCCACTGCGTGGTCGCCGGCCCCGGCGCCGGCTCCAAGCTGACCAAGGCCAATGAACTGGGCCTGAAGGTGCTCGATGAAGACGCCTTCATCACCTTCCTTGGCGAGCACAGCATCACCCTCTGA
- the zipA gene encoding cell division protein ZipA yields the protein MEIGLREWLILIGIIVIAGILFDGWRRMRGGKGRLKFRLDRNYSNVQDDEGSAEVLGPPRVLDTHKEPELDETDLPSMSASGRDRDIKPAKPAKRAKRAEPQSSDAPLAAEPREAREPELFAATDDDFNDAHTASNGFAAAASPAKDLPPVDEVLVISVISRDPGGFKGPALLQNILESGLRFGDMDIFHRHESMAGHGEVLFSMANAVKPGIFDLDDIDHFSTRAVSFFLGLPGPRHPKQAFDVMVAAARKLAHELDGELKDDQRSVLTAQTIEHYRQRIVEFERRALTQKR from the coding sequence ATGGAAATCGGTCTGCGCGAGTGGCTGATCCTGATCGGCATCATTGTCATTGCCGGCATTCTTTTCGACGGTTGGCGGCGCATGCGCGGCGGCAAAGGCCGTTTGAAATTCCGTCTGGACCGCAACTATTCCAACGTCCAGGACGATGAGGGCAGCGCTGAAGTGCTCGGCCCGCCGCGGGTGCTCGACACCCACAAGGAACCTGAACTGGACGAAACCGACCTGCCGTCGATGAGCGCCTCGGGACGCGACCGTGACATCAAGCCGGCCAAGCCGGCCAAGCGCGCCAAACGCGCCGAGCCGCAATCGAGCGATGCGCCGCTGGCCGCCGAGCCGCGCGAAGCGCGCGAGCCGGAACTGTTCGCCGCCACCGATGATGATTTCAATGACGCGCACACCGCAAGCAACGGCTTCGCTGCGGCGGCCAGCCCGGCCAAGGATCTGCCCCCGGTGGATGAAGTGCTGGTGATCAGCGTCATTTCCCGCGACCCAGGTGGTTTCAAAGGCCCAGCGCTGTTGCAGAACATCCTCGAAAGTGGCCTGCGCTTCGGCGACATGGACATCTTCCACCGCCACGAGAGCATGGCCGGTCACGGTGAAGTGCTGTTCTCCATGGCCAATGCGGTCAAGCCGGGTATTTTCGATCTGGACGACATCGACCATTTCAGCACCCGTGCCGTGAGCTTCTTCCTCGGCTTGCCCGGTCCTCGTCATCCTAAACAGGCGTTCGACGTGATGGTCGCCGCTGCCCGCAAGCTGGCCCACGAGCTGGATGGCGAACTGAAAGATGACCAGCGCAGCGTGCTCACCGCGCAAACAATCGAGCACTACCGTCAGCGCATCGTCGAATTCGAACGCCGCGCCCTGACCCAGAAACGCTGA
- the smc gene encoding chromosome segregation protein SMC has product MRLKCIRLAGFKSFVDPTTVNFPSNMAAVVGPNGCGKSNIIDAVRWVMGESSAKNLRGESMTDVIFNGSTSRKPVSQASIELVFDNSDNTLVGEYAAYAEISIRRKVTREAQNTYYLNGTKCRRRDITDIFLGTGLGPRSYSIIEQGMISKLIEAKPEELRNFIEEAAGISKYKERRRETESRIRRTQENLARLTDLREELERQLERLHRQAQAAEKYREYKEQERQLKARLAALRWRDLDQRVGQREAVIADQEIAFEALVAEQRNADAGIERLRDGHHELSERFNQVQARFYSVAGDIARVEQSIQHGQQRLRQLQDDLREAERSRQETESHLGHDQTLLATLGEELEMLEPEQAMSLEAAEEAAAELEEAELGMQGWQEQWDTFNTRSAEPRRQAEVQQARLQQLETGLERLLERQRKLADERDQLSADPEDALILDMTEQVASGEMLLEELQMAEQQVVERLDSLREQVRQGTAEQQTRQGELQRLGGRLASLEALQQAALEPSAGASDWLRQHGLHAAPRLAEGLRVEAGWELAVETVLGADLHAVLVDDFAGLDPSLLESGELCLLLATSGSAATPGSLLDKVSGRTDLAPWLAQVRPVDTLEQALALRSTLASGQSLISRDGYWVGKHYLRVSRGADAQGGMLARAQEIEQLDAERQQHSSALEQAEQQLAGLDEQLREHEAQREQLRRRGQDENRQLGELKARLSASCARAEQLELRRQRLQHELSELEQQRELELEALGEARLLLQEALEVMADDTEQREQLLARRDGLRERLDRIRQEARQHKDHAHQLAVRLGSLRAQHESTRQALERLTQQSQRLIERQEQLSLNLEEGAAPLEELSMRLEELLERRMGVDEEMRQARLHMEDADRELREVEKRRTQAEQQAQLLRGQLEQLRLESQGLDVRRKTLQEQLLADGYDLHGVLATLEDDATEALTEQAIEQIEGRIQRLGAINLAAIEEYQQQSERKRYLDAQDADLVEALDTLENVIRKIDKETRNRFKDTFDQINAGLQALFPKVFGGGSAYLELTGEDLLDTGVTIMARPPGKKNSTIHLLSGGEKALTALALVFAIFKLNPAPFCMLDEVDAPLDDANVGRYARLVKEMSETVQFIYITHNKIAMEMADQLMGVTMHEPGCSRLVAVDVEAAMAMVDG; this is encoded by the coding sequence ATGCGTCTGAAATGTATCCGCCTGGCCGGGTTCAAGTCCTTCGTCGACCCCACCACCGTCAACTTCCCGAGCAACATGGCTGCCGTGGTCGGGCCCAATGGCTGCGGCAAGTCGAACATCATCGACGCCGTGCGCTGGGTGATGGGCGAAAGTTCGGCAAAGAACCTGCGTGGCGAGTCGATGACCGACGTGATCTTCAACGGCTCGACCAGCCGCAAGCCGGTCAGCCAGGCCAGTATCGAGCTGGTGTTCGACAACAGCGACAACACCCTGGTCGGTGAGTACGCCGCCTACGCGGAAATCTCCATCCGCCGCAAGGTCACCCGCGAGGCGCAGAACACTTACTACCTCAACGGCACCAAGTGCCGTCGCCGCGACATCACCGACATCTTCCTCGGCACCGGCCTTGGCCCGCGCAGCTATTCGATCATCGAGCAGGGCATGATCTCCAAGCTGATCGAAGCCAAGCCCGAAGAACTGCGCAACTTCATCGAAGAAGCGGCGGGTATCTCCAAGTACAAGGAGCGCCGCCGCGAAACCGAAAGCCGCATCCGCCGCACCCAGGAAAACCTCGCCCGCCTGACCGACCTGCGCGAAGAGCTCGAGCGCCAGCTCGAACGCCTGCATCGCCAGGCCCAGGCGGCCGAGAAATACCGCGAATACAAAGAACAGGAACGCCAGCTCAAGGCGCGCCTGGCAGCGCTGCGCTGGCGCGACCTCGATCAGCGCGTGGGTCAGCGTGAAGCGGTGATCGCCGACCAGGAAATCGCCTTCGAGGCCCTGGTGGCCGAGCAGCGCAACGCCGATGCCGGTATCGAGCGCTTGCGCGATGGCCATCACGAGCTGTCGGAACGTTTCAATCAGGTGCAGGCGCGTTTCTATTCCGTGGCCGGTGACATCGCCCGGGTCGAACAGAGCATCCAGCACGGCCAGCAACGTCTGCGCCAGTTGCAGGATGACCTGCGCGAAGCCGAGCGCAGCCGCCAGGAAACCGAGTCGCATCTGGGCCACGACCAGACTCTGCTGGCGACCCTGGGTGAAGAGCTGGAGATGCTCGAACCCGAGCAGGCCATGAGCCTGGAAGCCGCTGAAGAGGCCGCCGCCGAGCTCGAGGAGGCCGAACTGGGCATGCAGGGCTGGCAAGAGCAGTGGGACACCTTCAACACCCGCTCTGCCGAGCCGCGGCGTCAGGCCGAGGTCCAGCAGGCCCGCCTGCAGCAACTGGAAACCGGCCTTGAGCGCCTGCTCGAACGCCAGCGCAAGCTTGCAGACGAGCGTGACCAGCTTAGTGCTGATCCAGAAGACGCGCTCATTCTGGACATGACCGAGCAAGTGGCCAGCGGCGAGATGCTGCTCGAAGAGCTGCAAATGGCCGAGCAGCAGGTGGTCGAACGCCTCGACAGCCTGCGCGAGCAGGTGCGCCAGGGCACCGCCGAGCAGCAGACCCGCCAGGGTGAATTGCAACGCCTGGGCGGGCGCCTGGCCTCGCTTGAAGCGTTGCAGCAGGCAGCCCTGGAGCCCAGCGCCGGGGCCAGTGACTGGTTGCGCCAGCATGGCCTGCACGCGGCGCCACGCCTCGCTGAAGGGCTGCGCGTGGAAGCCGGTTGGGAGCTGGCGGTCGAAACCGTGCTCGGCGCCGACCTGCACGCGGTGCTGGTGGATGATTTTGCCGGGCTCGACCCAAGCCTGCTGGAAAGCGGTGAGCTATGCCTGCTGCTCGCCACCAGCGGGTCAGCCGCCACCCCCGGCAGCCTTCTGGACAAGGTCAGCGGGCGCACCGATCTGGCGCCGTGGCTGGCCCAGGTCAGGCCGGTGGACACCCTTGAGCAGGCCCTGGCGCTGCGCAGCACCTTGGCCAGTGGACAGAGCCTGATCAGCCGTGATGGCTATTGGGTTGGCAAGCATTACCTGCGGGTCAGCCGCGGCGCCGATGCCCAGGGCGGCATGCTGGCGCGGGCGCAGGAAATCGAACAGCTCGATGCCGAGCGCCAGCAGCACAGCAGCGCGCTGGAGCAGGCTGAGCAGCAACTGGCTGGCCTGGATGAGCAACTGCGCGAACACGAAGCCCAGCGCGAGCAGCTGCGCCGCCGCGGCCAGGATGAAAACCGCCAACTGGGCGAACTCAAGGCGCGCCTGTCGGCCAGTTGCGCCCGCGCCGAGCAACTCGAGCTGCGCCGCCAGCGCCTGCAGCACGAACTGAGCGAGCTGGAGCAACAGCGTGAACTGGAGCTCGAAGCCCTCGGCGAAGCGCGCCTGCTGTTGCAAGAAGCGTTGGAGGTCATGGCCGACGACACCGAACAGCGCGAGCAGTTGCTGGCGCGCCGCGACGGCCTGCGCGAGCGCCTCGACCGCATCCGTCAGGAGGCTCGCCAGCACAAGGATCACGCCCATCAGCTGGCGGTGCGCCTCGGCTCGCTGCGCGCGCAACACGAGTCCACCCGCCAGGCGCTCGAGCGCCTGACCCAGCAATCGCAGCGGCTGATCGAGCGTCAGGAACAACTGAGCCTGAACCTGGAGGAGGGTGCCGCGCCGCTGGAAGAGCTGAGCATGCGTCTGGAAGAGCTGCTCGAACGGCGCATGGGCGTGGACGAGGAAATGCGTCAGGCACGCCTGCACATGGAAGACGCCGACCGCGAACTGCGTGAGGTGGAAAAACGCCGTACCCAGGCCGAGCAACAGGCGCAACTGCTGCGCGGCCAGCTCGAGCAATTGCGTCTGGAAAGCCAAGGCCTGGATGTACGACGCAAGACCCTGCAGGAACAGTTGCTCGCCGATGGCTACGACCTGCACGGCGTGCTTGCCACCCTCGAAGACGACGCCACCGAAGCACTCACCGAGCAGGCCATCGAGCAGATCGAAGGGCGCATCCAGCGTCTGGGTGCGATCAACCTGGCGGCCATCGAGGAATACCAGCAGCAGTCCGAGCGCAAGCGCTACCTCGATGCCCAGGACGCTGACCTGGTCGAAGCCCTGGACACGCTGGAAAACGTCATTCGCAAGATCGACAAGGAAACGCGCAATCGCTTCAAGGATACCTTTGATCAGATAAATGCAGGTTTGCAGGCGCTTTTTCCAAAAGTTTTCGGTGGTGGCAGCGCTTATCTGGAACTGACGGGCGAAGATTTACTCGATACAGGGGTGACGATCATGGCCCGTCCGCCCGGCAAGAAAAACAGCACCATTCATTTGCTGTCGGGCGGGGAGAAAGCCTTGACCGCACTGGCCTTGGTATTTGCCATCTTCAAGCTCAATCCGGCGCCGTTCTGCATGCTCGACGAGGTCGATGCACCGCTCGACGACGCCAACGTGGGACGCTATGCCAGGCTGGTCAAGGAAATGAGCGAAACCGTGCAATTCATCTACATCACCCACAACAAGATCGCCATGGAAATGGCCGACCAGTTGATGGGCGTCACCATGCATGAACCGGGCTGTTCCAGGCTGGTCGCCGTGGATGTGGAGGCGGCGATGGCAATGGTCGACGGCTAA
- a CDS encoding GntR family transcriptional regulator has product MTFKAPDSLSEQIAHHLAERIIRGELAPGERIQEQKVTQALNVSRGSVREALLILERRHLVTILARRGAHVTRLDERSVRSLCTLMGELYILLGNEVARKWATEADLLPFLAIQQRLQQAHDRQDIKTFVAESFAVMRAAYPFADNPYLRETVENLQPAMSRAYYLALDQRKASMIDYLELFARLLEAVLARDLPRIREVLTAYCQRSCELVLAALAKG; this is encoded by the coding sequence ATGACGTTCAAGGCGCCGGACAGTCTCTCCGAGCAGATCGCCCATCACCTGGCCGAGCGCATCATTCGCGGCGAACTCGCCCCTGGCGAGCGTATTCAGGAGCAGAAGGTCACCCAGGCGCTGAACGTCAGCCGCGGTTCGGTTCGCGAAGCATTGCTGATTCTCGAACGCCGCCATCTGGTGACCATCCTGGCCAGGCGCGGCGCTCACGTGACGCGCCTGGACGAGCGCAGCGTGCGCAGCCTGTGCACCTTGATGGGCGAGTTGTACATCCTGCTGGGCAATGAAGTGGCACGCAAATGGGCCACCGAGGCCGACCTGCTGCCGTTTCTGGCCATCCAGCAGCGCCTGCAACAGGCCCACGACCGCCAGGACATCAAGACCTTCGTCGCCGAAAGCTTCGCGGTGATGCGCGCCGCCTATCCGTTCGCCGACAACCCGTACCTGCGGGAAACTGTCGAGAACCTGCAACCGGCCATGAGCCGCGCCTATTACCTGGCCCTCGACCAGCGCAAGGCCAGCATGATCGACTACCTGGAACTGTTCGCACGCCTGCTCGAAGCGGTGCTGGCGCGTGACCTGCCGCGCATCCGCGAGGTGCTCACCGCCTACTGCCAGCGCAGCTGCGAACTGGTCCTGGCGGCGCTGGCGAAGGGTTGA
- the xdhA gene encoding xanthine dehydrogenase small subunit, whose translation MIQFLVNQTLRSEQALDPNMTVLNYLRQHLGKTGTKEGCASGDCGACTVVVGELIDDGDGQRLRYRSLNSCLTFVAALHGKQLISVEDLKHQGQLHSVQQAMADCHGSQCGFCTPGFVMSLFALQKNSDAADTHQAHQALAGNLCRCTGYRPILDAAAQCCSGANSDQFDARQQQTIAQLKAIAPQGSAELASADKRCLLPTTLNDLAEQYSALPDARLLAGGTDLALEVTQMHKTLPVMIYLGGVAELSGIEQRDGYLYIGAATALSDCHTALAAHYPDFGALLQRFASLQIRNQGTLGGNIGNASPIGDSPPLLIALGSELLLRQGQRQRRLALEDYFIDYRVTAREPGEFIEQIIVPCASDAWTFRAYKVSKRLDDDISAVCGAFNLKLHQGIVEDLRLAFGGMAAIPKRARACEAALRGQPWTQASIERACQALADDFTPLSDFRASQAYRLLTAQNLLRKCFIELQSPHIATRVTAYV comes from the coding sequence GTGATCCAGTTTCTCGTCAACCAGACGCTGCGCAGCGAGCAGGCACTGGACCCGAACATGACCGTGCTCAACTACCTGCGCCAGCACCTGGGCAAGACCGGCACCAAGGAAGGCTGCGCCAGCGGCGACTGCGGCGCCTGCACGGTGGTGGTCGGCGAACTGATCGACGACGGCGACGGCCAGCGCCTGCGCTACCGCAGCCTCAACAGTTGCCTGACCTTCGTCGCCGCGCTGCACGGCAAGCAGTTGATCAGCGTCGAAGACCTCAAGCACCAGGGCCAACTGCACAGCGTGCAGCAGGCCATGGCCGACTGCCACGGCTCGCAGTGCGGCTTTTGCACCCCTGGCTTCGTCATGTCGCTGTTCGCCCTGCAAAAGAACAGCGATGCTGCCGACACGCACCAGGCGCACCAGGCCCTGGCCGGCAACCTGTGCCGCTGCACCGGCTACCGACCCATCCTCGACGCTGCGGCGCAGTGCTGCAGCGGAGCCAATTCCGACCAGTTCGACGCCCGCCAGCAACAGACCATCGCCCAGCTCAAGGCCATCGCCCCGCAAGGCAGCGCCGAGCTGGCCAGTGCCGATAAACGCTGCCTGCTGCCGACCACGCTCAACGACCTGGCCGAGCAGTACAGCGCCCTGCCCGATGCCCGACTGCTGGCAGGCGGCACCGACCTGGCGCTGGAAGTCACGCAGATGCACAAGACACTGCCAGTGATGATCTACCTGGGTGGGGTGGCCGAACTCAGCGGCATCGAGCAGCGCGACGGCTACCTGTACATCGGCGCCGCCACTGCACTGAGCGACTGCCATACGGCGCTCGCCGCGCATTACCCGGACTTCGGCGCCTTGCTGCAACGCTTCGCCTCACTGCAGATCCGCAACCAGGGCACCCTGGGTGGCAACATTGGCAACGCCTCGCCCATCGGCGACTCCCCGCCGCTGTTGATTGCACTGGGCAGCGAGTTGCTCCTGCGCCAAGGTCAACGCCAGCGCCGCCTGGCCCTTGAGGACTACTTCATCGACTACCGGGTAACGGCCCGCGAACCTGGCGAATTCATCGAGCAGATCATCGTGCCGTGCGCCAGCGACGCCTGGACGTTCCGCGCCTATAAGGTCTCCAAACGCCTGGACGATGACATTTCGGCGGTCTGCGGCGCCTTCAATCTGAAACTGCACCAGGGCATCGTCGAAGACCTGCGCCTGGCCTTCGGCGGCATGGCAGCGATTCCCAAGCGCGCGCGTGCCTGTGAAGCGGCGCTGCGCGGCCAACCCTGGACCCAGGCCAGCATCGAGCGCGCCTGCCAGGCCCTGGCCGACGACTTCACCCCGCTGTCGGATTTTCGCGCCAGCCAGGCCTACCGCCTGCTGACCGCACAGAACCTGCTGCGCAAGTGCTTCATCGAGCTGCAATCGCCGCACATCGCCACCCGGGTGACCGCTTATGTCTGA